The sequence below is a genomic window from Lolium perenne isolate Kyuss_39 chromosome 7, Kyuss_2.0, whole genome shotgun sequence.
GTAGTGAAACGTGGAATGTAATGGTGAAGCTTTTCCTATCTCGACACCCATATCTCAGAATGGAGAAGTCTCAAATACAAGATAAGGAGAAAGATTTAAAGAGAGACTACAGGATGCTAAAAGAAGCAAGAATGCAAAGTGGGGTTGGGTGGGATGAAAGCCAATTCAAGCTACAGGCTGAGCCCCATCTTTGGGAAAATCTGGAAATTGTAAGCCTTCAATTTTGACCCATTAAACTAAACTTTCTGTAGTCATTATTTATTCAACTATTGTAGTCACATATTTTTTAACTCTTGCAGTCATTTGGTACAAGAATCAAGAGATTCAAAACAAAAGCTTTTCCTCTCTATGATTCACTTGGACAACTTTATGAAGGTAATATATGTACTATGCTTGCAGTGAACATATTGTCATCCATTGTACTAACCAGTAATAATTTACACTGCTGACAAGTTCATATAATAGTCAGTTCTACCGACCCACATCTGTTTCCAAAATAGCCGCAGAGTTACACTGAAAGAAAGGCTCTAGTAAACTTCCTATTCAGTTTTCTAAAATAGCCGCAGAGTTACACTGATAGAAACTTTTCATTTCCTGGGTGGAAAGAAAATAGACTGAAGTATGCTCCTAGTAACATTCGGTCCTGTATAAACATCTGGTGGTTGTTGTGCTTACTACTTGCATGCTTCATTACCTAGGTAGTGGCTGTACTCATCTGAACGAAACAGAAATGATATTAGCTAGAGTAAGTGGCTGGTTCCTGCAGTTGGTTCTGTTGGTCGCGCAATGCCGTGCCTAGGTCCACCCGGTTGCTGCTGTTTGTTCTGTTAGTGTCACTGGCTATTATGTGTGAACCTGGATGGTGTCTGTAGTTTGTTTCAGTTCCTAGCACAGCGTCTAGAGGTCATTACATGCTGTTATCTTGGCATGCGGCTGCCTGGTTCGGTACTTCCGCACATATGTTCGTTACAGTTGGACAGGCGAAAGTTTGTACTCAAACTCAACCCCCCTTGTTGCAGTTCAACAGGCGAATGTTTTTAATTTATGCCCTCTTGGCACGAGTTGAACCCTAGTGTACTAAGCTTCAGTCCAGTTCCTAATTATCGTTTGTCATACAGAATATAGCACACAAAACCTTTCATTTTTCTAGAGATATATGAACATTAGCTTATCCTATACGTAGTATATCAGTAAATTGCACTCTCTGATCATTGATGTCATGCTAGCTTGACTGTTCATATCAGTAAATTGCACACTCTGATCTGTCATACTGAATGATCTTTCATACAAAGCCACAGTTTCTAGAATTCGTGCCAGCTAGCAGATCATATTATTTTCCTCGATGCTTGTTTTGAATCTGTGTGTGGATGGCAGATGCTCAATGATTTTACTTGTTCATTGCTGCAGGCTACGGATCGATGAGCAACTTAGAGAAGACTTCTGTTCATGCTAGCTGGCCTTTTGCAGTTCTTGAAGTGTGGATTCATGTCATTTGCTGATAAGATATTTGTTGTTAAAACTCAGCTGAAACAAGAAAGATAATTTATTGTTTAGCAAATCTTTAGCTTCAGGACATGGCATGTGCGTTTGGTAGACAGAGtttaacatcatgtcaaagtgtcATATTTCTTGAGTTTTGTCTTGTTTTAGTGTGCCCACAGATCAGTTATGTCCCGTTGTTGACAAGCTCGTATTTTTATTGTTCAATACAATCATGGTTTATTGAATTTCTATCTATCATAGTGTGCTAAAAAGATCAGATTTTTATTTGTGATACAAATATAGTTTAAACTGTCAAAAAAAGATCGAATTTTTATCCATTTGTGTTGAAAACACTTAAATACACTGGTTTGTAAAACAAGTGTGTCAAACAAGTGTTTTGACAAGCGTTTTTGATGATAGGGGTTTTGTAGTGTTTTGGGTAGTGTTTTGGGTGGTTGTTATTTTCACccaaaacacctctcaaaaccccCCTTAAAACTCACAAAAACACTGCTGCCGAACGAGGCCTTATGTTTATTCATCATGGTGGCCAGGAACTCCGTGTAATCCACGTTGCCGCTCTTGTCTACATCAACCTGAATCATAGTGAAATCTTCATATATACTTATCTTATGCTGAAACAAAATACAAGTGATGATCTTACCGCTTCCATAAGCTTCTGAACCTCTGGTTCGCTAATCTTTGATGTCAAACCAATCCTCAGCTCTTCAAGTGTGATTTTCCCGCTCTTGTCTGTATCCATGTTACGGAACATCTGTTTCAGGCCCTCGATTTCCTCTGGCGATATCTTCTCTGCAGTTGACTTGGGTTGAAATGAAAGGAGCAGTACGTCAGCTCAATTACACCGAAAGACAAAGTAGATGTCATCTTTGTCAAGGAGGATTCACCTTAGCAGCTAGTTGTTTTAGCTTGTTCGTCTCCTTGAATTGCTTTGCTTTCAATATGGCCGCACCATCCATAGGTCCGTGAGATGCCCCACCTTCTTTGAGCCATGGGTGTTCTGCACATGGATGAAGACGTCGATTTATTGGGatgccatatatatatataaactaTATATACAAATGCACAAAAGCTGGTCTACATTCATAACCACAGATGGTGTACTATTAAGTACCTAGGGCCTGCACTGCCGTAATACGCTTCTTGGGATCTCTGTTTAGCATTTGTCTGATAAGATCTTTTGCACTTCCAGATATCGCCGGCCACGGGCTGGTATAGAAATCAACTTTGCCCACCAGTATAGCATCAAATATGCCCTTCTCCGTTTCTGCTCAGATTTGCAAATTGCAGCATTTACTTTTGTGATAGTATATATGTTGAGCAGAAGATGTATGAAAATCTTACCTGCCCAGAAAGGTGGTGATCCACATAAGAGAATATACAAGATCACTCCGGCGCTCCAGACATCAATTTCTCTCCCGTAATTTCTATGCAGAACTTCTGGCGCAACATAGATTGCACTTCCTACAAAGTCCTTGTACACTTTCCCTGCATTTGTTGGAAAAAATGGTATAGTAGTATATGATTTATATGCAACGTTGAGATGATGAGATGAACTCTTCTGTCAAAAAGTTCAAAAACTATGCTAAATTCGCTGATAATAAGTCACTAAGGTCTAAATAATGTGGCATATGACAAagttttaaatagccggctatagcctggCTATAGCCTTTCAAGAGACATGCCCCTGCGACTATGCTATTTATAGcctaaatgaaaaaaaaaacccgCTAATAGCTGGCCATAGCCCTATTTAGCCTCTAATATAGCCGCTAAACCTCCTGCAATTTGAAtttctcttctcttttctttctatttcttgttttctGAATTTGCGTTCAATATAATTAGATAAAACTTGTGAGTTAAATAATTAAATACTTGCTTTCTTTGAATAGTTGAATAAGTTATACCGCGAATCGTGTTCGAGTCATAGTTTTCCTCTTCTTTTGGTAAGATAATTGAACAAaatatttcaatttttttttcgaGCACCTCTTCTCCCCGCCCTCTTCTCCCACTGCACCCGACAGCATGCTTCCGTCGCCACCGTGGTGGCCCAGGGGCTGGACCTCCAGCCGCGCCTCTCCGCCGTGGCCGAGGCCGAGCTCGCCTCGATCCGCCGCTTCATCGACTGTACCCACCTTGGTGTGGGCCACGATGGCCGGGCCATCGACTCCCCCTCGGCGCCCCGCTTCTGCTCTCGGGAGACTTATAGGGCCCTCTCGCCGGTCCGCCCCCTCGACCCCTCCACCTGCGTTGCGTGGTCCCTCAAGATCCCGATGAAGGTGAAGATCTTCATGTACCTTGCTGACATTGACCGCCTGAGCACTAGGGCGAACCTCTTCTACAAGCACTGCGCCCCTTCTAGTGGCTGTGCCGCCTGCTCCCTCCCTGAGACCGGGGGCCACCTCTTCTTCGACTGCCCCCGTGCTGCGGCGGTTTGGAACCGGCTGGATGTCCCAATCCCTGATGGTAGCTTCTCTCTTTGGGACCTCGCTGCTCCTGCTTCCACTCCCCTCGACACCTGGCGTTTCGTCCTCGCGGCGATCTTGTGGTCCATCTGGAAGTCGAGGAACGACCTCGTCTTTAACGGAGTGAGCCACTCCACCGGCTCGACGTTACGAAGAGCAGGGGGTTACATCGCTGTTTGGCTGTGGCGGCTTCGCCCTGCAGACCGTGCTCCGCTCGACTCGCTTCGCGCCTTTGTACTCGCTAGGGCTGTGATGTGATTTTTCTCTTCCCCCCACCCTGTTACCCCTATCTGTATGTTTGACTGGCTTCTTGGCTGTTTTCGAGAAATGAAATAACAAGCGGTGGGGTTTTCCCCCGTCTACCTCGAAAAAAAAATATTTCAATATTTTTGAAAAAAAAGGCTAAATGAAATAGCCCGCTATAACCCGGCTATAGCTTTTATAGCCTCCAAAAAAAATCGCGGCTAAATGAGATAGCCGGCTATTTTGCATATgatgcaaaagtttgtggcatgGTGCTGAACTGCTGACCAGGTTCGATGAAGATGGAGAGCCCGAAGTGAACGGCCTTTAGTGGGGCGTCCTCGGCGGAGCTGGCGAGCAGGAAGTTCTCCGGCCTGATGTCCCGGTGCATGACCCCCATGGAGTGGCAGACGTGCACGACGGTGAGGACGTCCCGGCACGCGGCGGCGGCCTGGCGCTCGGAGTAGCTCCCCCTGGCGGCGACGCGGTCCAAGAGCTCCCCGCCGGAGCACAGCTCCATGACGAGGTGCACGCTGTCGGCGTCCTCGAAGGCAGCCCTGAACTCGGCGATGTTGGGCTGCGCGCGGAGGTGCTGAAGGACGGTGACCTCCCGGCGCACGCCCTCCACGTCGGCCGGCCGCAGCAGCCTCTGCTTCGACACGGACCTGCAGGCGTACCTGAGACCGGTGGCGCGCTCCATGCACCGGTACGTCGTTTCGAACTGCCCGTTCCGTAGCTCTTGCTCCAGGATGTACAGCGAGTGCACGTCCAACATCGGCCGCTGCAGCGCCGGCCAGACGAGGACCACCCCGCAGGCCGGCGTCGACCACGGCAGGGGCTTCGCGATCGGGGCCGCATGCTCAGGGCATTTTGGTGGCGGCTTAACGTGCTCGGCGTTCGCCGACGGCTGGCGGCCCGACGGCGGCGAAGGCTGGATTATCGTGTACTCGGTGTTGGTGAAGCAGTTCCCCATTCTCTATGTCTCCCTCTTCTCCGGTGGCCTCTGTCTTTCTTCGAGAGATGTTTTGCGGGTGATCGATGAGGCTCATATATGCCTCTGTTTGCTTCTGGTCCGGGGTTTGGGCTTTATGCCTTGTTTGCTTCTCCTGCGAGGGAAAATAAAGATTCAAAGGAGGTGGTAATGATTCAAGCCTCGGCTTTGATTTATCGATCAGAACTTTCTTCTTTTAGGCGTGTGTAGAATTTCATTTCGAGATTCTTGTAGATGAGTATACAACTTgccaatgcatgaaatcattgtgTTTGGTTGCATACCAATGTGTTTCAACTTTCCGAAACTCAATGGAATCAGATAGCACAAATCTTAAAGCAGTAAACATTGTGGATCCAACGACACAGAGATGAAGGAATGTCCCGTGCAGTGGACATATACATttctctagagaacttaattgtgaCATGAGTCTGGAATGTCCCGTGCACTGGACACGGTGGCTTAGTCATGGCGAGATGTTCAAAAATAGATTGTGTGTTGACATGTTTTCATATCTATATTTTTGTGAgtagtttaaaaaaaattaacACTTATTGCTGGACTATTTCCAACTTGTAGTAAGTACATCATTATAAATCAATGCAAGGATGCATGATACAATTGTCAGTGAAATGATATAATATTATAGCTATATAAATAGAAATACTCACTCTCAAGCACAACATAAAAATTGCAGTGCTTAAAACAATGTACATATTATTTGAAAATTATGTATTATTATCTTGGTTATAGACTGATGTTAATTTAACAACCATTGTGTATAAAAATAATAACTGTTGCGCTAACAAAGAATTGGTCAAAATAGGTGATCTTGTTTTTTCGCTCTCTTTGATAGGAACACATTTGTGAAGATGAATCACTAATCCGATTAGTGCTTTCGGACATACATCATTGTAAATTTTTAATTCGTAATTAATGCGATGAGATGGCATGCATCGGATGTGCTCTCTATAAGGGAGGAGCTCCAACTCAAACCCGCCGCATGAAACACTAAGTGGGAAACCATTTTATTTTTAGTCTGACCTTTGCAAACCTGCGACCGAAGCCTCTTCTAGCCCAAGATATGCCATACAGGGCTACACCCAATTGCCTCCCAAGGTATACCTGAGGTACCATCCCAAGATGTACATGTGTGCTGTTTGCTTGTTATCGGAAACACTAGTTAAACAAAGAAAAATCAGAATACAAACGGGTTACATAAAAACTCTTTACAATGTTGCAAAatcatgttccatttttttttgtGAAAAGTGGTATGAACCTAGCCTCTGCATCGAATGATGCATATCGCCTTAATTGTATGATTGTGTTATCCAATGGTTATTACTTATATCACATGGATCACATATTCACATAGGGCAGAGACATGTATATACCATCTAAACAAAGCTAATAACATGAAACGGTTCGCAAGGAGACACAAAAGCGGTGTTTAAGAGACATTCATTCTCCATTTGTAAATCTTCTATAAAGTGAATTGGAATTTCCAAATATCTTAAAGGGAGTGATCCAAATTCACAACCCAGAAATTCTTTTAATTGATACTACCTTTAATTGATCCAAATGAATAAGGGTTATATTATTTCTGAAAAATCAATCATGTAaaatttgactaagtttttacaaaaaaaaatcattaatatgaaaaatacaaaattaacatcattagatacatcatgatatatgtattcatgtgatatgtgtagaatatcatatttattgatagatttttctaaaaatatggtcaaactttacttggattGACTTTTGGAAAAAAAATACAAGCCTTATTCATTGGAAGAGAGAGTGTATTCCATTTCTTttacttttccaaaattgattagTTCACTCTTTTGAAAATATGTCGCCAAAGTCATGGAACTTCACACTTGTTGTTCACAGACCATAGTTCGCAACTTTTAGGAGCTGAAGATAAAAAGTATTTACTGTGAGATGAAGAGGCTGCAGATGAGATGTTACGCCCAGGAAAATACTCTTTGTTGCTGGGATACAAATGTACAGATGATGTAGGGAAACGAGCAATGGAACTCTTGAATGTTCCGAACGCAAGCTTTGAAGAAAAATACATGGATCTTCCTATACCAGATAGACGGATGAAGAATGGTAAGTTCTCCTCGATAAAAAATAATTATAAAAATAAGATGTCTGATTTGTCGGATAAATATCTTTCAGTTGCGGAAAAGGAGGTGCAAGCTTTATCCACTTATCCAATGAGTGTTCTAAAATTCTAAAATGGTCTATGTGAAGATCTTGTTAGGGaaatatgcttgttgcattaccagggggccaaaggccacaatatatagtacatgtacatgtgcacatatgcagaaagccccctaacatatggggaaactacaaaatacagatatatacatctaacaccccccctcaaactcatggtggatccacaacactgagtttggagagtaagaaatcatgctgcgctcgagtctgtgccttcgtaaagaaatccgccaactgcaaatctgaaggcacataatgaaccgcaacaacaccATCATGTACAtgtgcacgtgtgtaaaaagcatcaacaccgatatgcttggtcagctcatgcttgaccggatcatgtgcaatactgatagcacctgtactgtcagacaaaagtggagtcaGTGTCGTAAcaaagaccccaaaatctgcaagcaaccaccgtaaccaagtcacctcagcaatcaacaaagccatagcccgcaactcagcctcaacactcgaacggaaaactgcgacctgtttcttcgtcttccaagcaacaagcgaaccaccaagaaacacacagtaagcagaaagcgaacgacgatccgtaggatcactcgcccacgtagcatccaaatagcactggagctggagagagctggaacggggaaagaaaaggcgacgagtgatcgtgccacgaagataacgaagaacacggaggagatgactatagtgaacagtggtaggagaggagacaaactgactcagaatatgaacaggataagaaatatcaggacgagtaacagcaagataaacaagactcccaacaagatggcgataacgggtgggatcaggaagaggatcaccatcagtaggacgaagcttaacattaagctccataggagtatcgactgtgcgctcatccccaagagcagcacgagcaagcagatcctgaatgtacttttcctgagagatagaaaagccatcagaagtggaggaaacctcaatgccaagaaaatagcgaagaggaccaagatcagtcataagaaactgatcacgaagacgagccttgacgaaggcaatatactcaggatcatcaccagtaatgatcatatcatcaacatagagaagaagaagagtacgtccacgaggagaagtgtgaacgaaaaatgctggatcatgaagactaggagagaaaccagcagcagtcacgacagaggcgaagcgctcaaaccaggcacgaggggcttgtttgagaccatagagagaacgtcgaagacgacaaaccatcccatcgggaacagaatacccaggaggaggctgcatgtaaacctcctcactcaactcgccattaagaaaaacattctgaacatcaagctgggagacagaccagcggcgaacagaagcaacatcaagaagggtacgcacagtagtcatatgagccacaggggcaaaagtctcatcatagtcactgccgtgctcctgctgaaaaccacgagccacaagacgcgctttatagcgctcaagagatccatcagagcgaatcttaattttatagacccacttacacgtgatgggacgaacaccataagggggagaaacaagatcccaagtgccagtgcgctcaagcgcagcgatctcctcagccatggcaagctgccattcaggatgacgcacggcatcccgataagaagtcggctcggaaacgacagagagaccatactgactaggagagtaacgaagtggagcacgacgctgacgaataGGCCGGGAAGGGGGAAGCTCATctgcagaagacaagtcatcaggagaagaggaagaagggacatcatcggaaggagccgaagccggagaacgaggagtactaggtggactagacgaacgagaggagggcgccgaagggggcgcatcagaagtaggagggaggggaggagggacagcagggggtgcatccagaaaaagaagaaaagcgatatcatccaccgggtaagtacccgaggtggggcgaggatagaagggacgcttctcatcaaatgtgacgtcacgagagatgcgcatccgacgaccaacggggtcccaacagcgatagcccttatgctcatcactgtatccaagaaaagcacactcaacagactgagcggtcagtttggtgcgttcgcgaggaggcagaaggacatagcagacacaaccaaatgaacggagagtcgagtagtctggagaaacaccagagagacgctcgagaggaatgccaccctgtagagcagcggaaggctgaatgttaatgaggtgggccgacgtagcgacagcctcagcccagaaatgtggcggaagagaagaggcaatcatcatagcacgggtggtctcaagaagatgacgatgcttacgctcggcgacgccattttgagcatgcgcgccgggacaagaaaactgagcgagggtgccctcctcagcaaggacaccacgaaggtgctgagagatatactcaccagcagaatcagcacggaacacgcgaatgggtgaggaatactgagtgcggaccatggctgcaaaacgctgataaatagagagcacctcactgcgagagtgcatgtaaaacacccaggtgtaccgtgaaaaatcattaatgaataagatatagtatcgatggccccctttcgaagcgaagggagccggatcacaaacatctgaatggactaaattgaacggtcgctgagagacagacacactagtaggatagggaagctgaatctgtttgcctaacctacaaccctgacagtgtaatgacccatctccagagacagaccccagaaggccacgatgaaccaaagacgacaggtgagagtcacaaaggtgaccaagacgatgatgccactgttgaaaagagccggtgacagaggcaacaaccggaggagaactggcggatgaagtggcagcggaaggaacacgaagccagtctaactcccaaagccccggagactgacggctacgagagccagctccaaccagggcctgtgtgcgactatcctgaaccgcacaagactcagcgtcaagaatgacgcgacaaccagaatcggtgagctggctagcagagaaaaggttcatctgaaggcgaggaacatgagaaacatcagggacagagaaagagggagtagaaagagtgcctgtactagaaacaggaatagaggtaccatcagccgtgacaacacggacaggagaaataagagaccgaagagcagacagaatagaagactcagaggtcatatgaaaggaagctccagaatccagatacctgtagggattcgttgcatagaaaacaaaaaatttcctaccgcgaacacgcaatccaagccaagatgcaatctagaagacggtagcaatgaggggattatcgagtctcacccttgaagagattccaaagcctacaagatgaggctcttgttgctgcggtagacgttcacttgccgcttgcaaaagcgcgtagaagatcttgatcacggcgccacgaacgggcaacacctccgtactcggtcacacgttcggttgttgatgaagacgacgtccacctccccgttccagtgggcagcggaagtagtagctcctcttgaatccggcagcacgacgacgtggtgtcggtggtggtggagaaacccggcggagcttcgcttaagcgtgcgggatgtggtggaggagagagggccgctagggtttgggagaagggggcgccggccactaaggggtgcggccaccttgtgatctttggggtggccggtgatgacccacaagtataggggatcgcaacagtcttcgagggaagtaatacccaatttattgattcgacacaaggggagacaaagaacacttggaagccttaacagcggagttgtcaattcagctgcacctggaaacagacttgctcgcaagagtttatcagtagtaacagttttatagtagtagcagtagtgaaataacagcagcagagtaacaaagacagcagtagtgattttggtaaacagcaggattaaaatactgtaggcacggggacggacgaccgggcgttgcatggatgagagaaactcatgtaacaatcatagcagggcatttgcagataataataaaacggtgtccaagtacaaagcaatcaataggcatgtgttccaattatagtcgtacgtgctcgcaatgagaaacttgcacaacatcttttgtcctaccagccggtggcagccgggcctcaagggaaactactggatattaaggtactccttttaatagagtaccggagcaaagcattaacactccgtgaacacatgtgatcctcacatcactaccattccctccggttgtcccgatttctgtcacttcggggccatcggttccggacagcgacatgtgtatacaacttgcaggtaagatcaataaacaatgaatatcatgatgaaacaataacatgttcagatctgagatcatggcactcgggccctagtgacaagcattaagcataacaagttgcaacaatatcatcaaagtaccaattacggacactaggcactatgccctaacaatcttatgctattacatgaccaatctcatccaatccctaccatccccttcggcctacagcgggggaattactcacacatggatgggggaaacatggctggttgatgtagaggcgttggcggtgatgatggcgatgatctcctccaattccccgtcccggcggagtgccagaacggagacttctggctcccgagacggagtttcgcgatgtggcggcgttctggagggtttctggcgacttcgacttctccccgtgcgtttttaggtcgaggccaataagtagtccgaaggagggcgtcggaggccggccgagggggccacaccatagggccgcgcgggcccccccctaggctgcgccgccttatggtgtggggccctcgggcctccaccttacttgaccttctggctccgtcagtattctgggaaaatagggccttttgcataaattccgaggattttcccgaaagttggatttctgcacaaaaacgagacaccagaacagttctgctgaaaacagcgttagtccgtgttagttgtatccaaaatacacaaattagaggcaaaactatagcaaaagtgttcgggaaagtagatacgttttggacgtatcaactccccccaaggttagcttattgcttgtcctcaagcaattcagtta
It includes:
- the LOC139833603 gene encoding uncharacterized protein, with protein sequence MKVKIFMYLADIDRLSTRANLFYKHCAPSSGCAACSLPETGGHLFFDCPRAAAVWNRLDVPIPDGSFSLWDLAAPASTPLDTWRFVLAAILWSIWKSRNDLVFNGVSHSTGSTLRRAGGYIAVWLWRLRPADRAPLDSLRAFVLARAVM
- the LOC127317282 gene encoding uncharacterized protein → MIPKKASQVVYATGSPKHNVQKAFSGGKRNKKRASPNCTKKTSPKFKKKASPKAGKPRASWNIGMEKSLVDILLEHNNTFHRGQNGWSSETWNVMVKLFLSRHPYLRMEKSQIQDKEKDLKRDYRMLKEARMQSGVGWDESQFKLQAEPHLWENLEISFGTRIKRFKTKAFPLYDSLGQLYEGYGSMSNLEKTSVHASWPFAVLEVWIHVIC
- the LOC139833164 gene encoding calcium-dependent protein kinase 12-like, which produces MGNCFTNTEYTIIQPSPPSGRQPSANAEHVKPPPKCPEHAAPIAKPLPWSTPACGVVLVWPALQRPMLDVHSLYILEQELRNGQFETTYRCMERATGLRYACRSVSKQRLLRPADVEGVRREVTVLQHLRAQPNIAEFRAAFEDADSVHLVMELCSGGELLDRVAARGSYSERQAAAACRDVLTVVHVCHSMGVMHRDIRPENFLLASSAEDAPLKAVHFGLSIFIEPGQQFSTMPQTFASYAK